A window from Macaca thibetana thibetana isolate TM-01 chromosome 7, ASM2454274v1, whole genome shotgun sequence encodes these proteins:
- the SLC39A2 gene encoding zinc transporter ZIP2, with translation MEQLLGIKLGCLFALLALTLGCGLTPICFKWFQIDAARGHHRRVLRLLGCISAGVFLGAGFMHMTAEALEEIESQIQKFVVQNRSTSERNSSGDADSAHMEYPYGELIISLGFFFIFFLESLALQCCPGAARGSTVQEEEWGGAHIFELHSHGHLPSPSKSPLRALVLLLSLSFHSVFEGLAVGLQPTVAATVQLCLAVLAHKGLVVFGVGMRLVQLGARSRWAVFSILLLALMSPLGLAVGLAVTERDSEGGRGLAQAVLEGVAAGTFLYVTFLEILPRELASPEAPLAKWSCVAAGFAFMAFIALWA, from the exons ATGGAGCAACTACTAGGAATAAAACTTGGCTGCCTGTTTGCCCTGTTGGCTCTCACTCTGGGCTGTGGCCTTACTCCCATCTGCTTCAAATGGTTCCAGATTGATGCAGCCAGAG GTCATCACCGGCGAgtcctcagactcctgggctgtATTTCTGCTGGTGTTTTCCTGGGAGCAGGGTTCATGCATATGACTGCTGAAGCCCTGGAGGAAATTGAATCACAGATTCAGAAGTTCGTGGTGCAG AACAGATCAACAAGTGAGAGAAATTCTTCTGGTGATGCTGATTCGGCTCAT aTGGAGTATCCTTATGGAGAGCTCATCATCTCCCTGGGcttcttttttatcttctttttggaGTCGCTGGCATTGCAGTGCTGTCCTGGGGCTGCTAGAGGATCAACAGTGCAGGAGGAAGAATGGGGTGGGGCTCATATCTTCGAACTCCACAGCCATGGACATTTACCCTCACCCTCAAAGAGTCCCCTCCGAGCCCTTGTCCTCTTGCTCTCACTCTCCTTTCATTCAGTGTTTGAAGGGCTAGCTGTGGGGCTGCAGCCGACAGTAGCAGCTACCGTGCAGCTCTGCCTTGCTGTCCTGGCTCATAAGGGGCTTGTGGTGTTTGGTGTAGGAATGCGGCTAGTGCAGTTAGGTGCCAGGTCACGATGggcagtgttctccatactattattAGCTCTCATGTCCCCCCTGGGCCTAGCCGTGGGGCTGGCTGTGACTGAAAGGGACTCTGAAGGAGGGCGGGGCTTAGCCCAGGCTGTGTTAGAGGGTGTGGCAGCTGGCACCTTCCTGTATGTCACCTTCCTAGAAATTCTTCCACGGGAGCTAGCTAGTCCTGAGGCCCCTCTAGCTAAGTGGAGCTGTGTAGCCGCTGGTTTTGCCTTCATGGCCTTTATTGCCTTATGGGCCTGA
- the METTL17 gene encoding methyltransferase-like protein 17, mitochondrial produces MAGALKSLLILGRWCPGLGVAPQARSLAAVVPGVTQIDNKSDFLQKRPHRQHPGILNLPHVRLPQALANGAQLLLLENAGPTMENQVQTLTSYLWSRHLPVEPEELQRRARHFEKKFLENPDLCQTEEKLRGAVLHALRKTTYHWQELSYTEGLSLVYMAARLDGGFAAVSRAFHEIRARNPAFQPQTLMDFGSGTGSVTWAANSIWGQSLREYMCVDKSTAMLALAEKLLKGGSESGEPYIPGVFFRQFLPVSPKVQFDVVVSAFSLSELPSRADRTEVVQTLWRKTGHFLVLVENGTKAGHRLLMEARDLVLKGKEKSPLDPRPSFVFAPCPHELPCPQLTTSRPLACSFSQAYHPIPFRWNKKPKEEKFSMVILAQGSPEEANRWPRITQPVLRRPRHVHCHLCCPDGHMQHAVITARRHGRDLYRCARVSSWGDLLPVLTPSAFPPSTAQDPSES; encoded by the exons ATGGCGGGGGCACTGAAGTCTCTACTGATATTAGGAAGATGGTGCCCCGGCCTTGGAGTAGCTCCCCAGGCCCGG TCGCTCGCCGCAGTAGTACCTGGAGTGACACAGATAGATAACAAGTCCGATTTCCTGCAGAAGAGGCCTCATCGCCAGCACCCTGGCATCCTAAACCTACCGCACGTGCGGCTGCCACAGGCACTGGCTAACGGTGCCCAGTTACTGCTACTTG AGAATGCTGGGCCCACTATGGAGAATCAGGTGCAAACACTGACCAGTTATCTCTGGAGCAGACATTTGCCTGTGGAGCCAGAGGAGTTGCAAAGACGGGCTAGGCATTTTGAGAAGAAATTTCTGGAAAACCCAG ACTTATGTCAGACAGAGGAGAAACTTCGTGGAGCAGTGCTACATGCACTACGTAAAACTACCTACCATTGGCAGGAGCTGAG CTACACTGAGGGACTGAGCCTGGTGTATATGGCAGCAAGACTGGATGGTGGCTTTGCAGCAGTCTCCAGAGCATTCCATGAG ATCCGGGCTCGAAATCCAGCATTTCAGCCACAAACTTTGATGGACTTTGGCTCGGGTACTGGTTCTGTCACCTG GGCTGCTAACAGTATTTGGGGCCAGAGCCTacgtgaatatatgtgtgtggacAAATCAACTGCCATGCTGGCTTTGGCAGAAAAACTACTGAAAG GTGGTTCAGAATCTGGGGAGCCTTATATTCCAGGTGTCTTTTTCAGACAGTTTCTACCTGTATCACCCAAG GTGCAGTTTGATGTAGTAGTATCAGCCTTTTCCTTAAGTGAACTGCCCAGCAGGGCTGACCGCACTGAGGTGGTTCAAACCTTATGGCGTAAGACAGGTCATTTCCTG GTACTGGTGGAGAATGGAACAAAAGCTGGGCACAGACTTCTCATGGAAGCCAGGGATCTGGTCCTTAAG GGAAAAGAGAAGTCACCTTTGGACCCTCGACCTAGTTTTGTCTTTGCCCCG TGTCCCCATGAACTCCCTTGTCCCCAGTTGACAACCTCTAGGCCACTGGCGTGTAGCTTCTCACAGGCGTACCATCCCATCCCCTTCCGCTGG AACAAGAAACCAAAGGAAGAAAAGTTCTCTATGGTGATCCTTGCTCAGGGGTCTCCAGAGGAGGCTAATCGCTGGCCCCGTATCACTCAGCCTGTCCTTAGACGACCTCGCCATGTGCATTGTCACTTGTGCTGTCCAGATGGGCATATGCAGCATGCTGTGATCACAGCCCGCCGGCATGGCAG GGATTTGTATCGTTGTGCCCGTGTCAGCTCCTGGGGAGATCTTTTACCTGTGCTTACTCCGTCTGCGTTTCCTCCATCCACTGCTCAAGATCCCTCTGAGAGTTGA